DNA sequence from the Cupriavidus oxalaticus genome:
ACCCCGAACGGGGGATGTGCAGCCGCTGCCAGGCAATTAGGATAAATACCGAGCGGTCCTCTAGCGGATCCTCAGGCCTTTGCGGCCCGCGTCCGCGCGGGCCTTTTTCTATTTGGGCCGGCAGCCGCACGCGGCGCAGGTAAGAAGCGCCCGCGGTTGTAAATCTGCCTGCCAGGCTGCCTGCCGCCGGCACTCAGCGAGCGTGGCGGCGCCAATGCCACAGCGCGAGGCCCGCCAGCCCGGCCGCCACCGCCACGCCGGCAATCCGAAACTGACGCATCCGTTCCGGCGAAGTCCAGCCGCCCTGGACATCCATGTGCCCCAGCGAGGCATGGAACAGGTTGCCGTCGGAGACCGGTATCTCGTGCGCACCGCTGAAATGCCGATGCAGGATACGGCCGTACGCCTGCTGCAGCAGGCCCGGCGCCAGCAGGTTGGCAATCCGCGCCAGCCTTGCGACAACGCCTACCGTCACGGCCTGCGAGGTGGGCGCCGCCACCGCACGCAGCACCGCACGCGCGACCGCGCCGGCATCGACCAGCGGCCGCGGCGGGCGCAGTGCCTTGCCGGTGTAGTTGGCACTGTGGCGCATCCCAGGCGTGTCGGCGGTGGCCGGGAAGATGTCGCAGATGCGGATCTGCGGATAGTCGACCAGCTCGGCACGCAACGCCTCCGAAAAGCCGCGCAGCCCGAACTTGCTCGCCGTATACGACACGCCATATGGCGACGGCGCCCATGCGCCCAGCGACACGATATTGACCAGCACGCCCTTGCGCGCCGCCTTGAAGAACGGCAGCACCGCGTGCGCGCCGTGCAGGTAGCCCAGCAGGTTGATGCGGACCACCTGCTCGTGCGCGGCCACCGGCGTTTCGTCGAACAGGCCCACGGCGCCGACACCGGCATTGTTGACCCAGACATCGATGCCACCATCGCCGAACTCCGCCGCACGCTCGGCCAGCCGGTGCATGGCCGCCGGCTGCGTGACGTCGCCCGGCACGGCCAGTGCCCGCGCGCCCAGCTCGCGGCACGCCGCGGCGGCGCGCGCCAGCGGTGCCTCGCCGCGCGCGCACAGCACCACGCGCGCCCGGGCGCGTGCGAAGGCCAGCGCGGTGGCCAGTCCGATGCCGCTCGAAGCGCCGGTGATGACAACGGTAAGCGGTCGGGTCGGGGGCATGGTGGACCTCTTGCAGTGTTAACGGCTTATTCCTGACGGGCCAGCAGGTTCCGTTCCAGCGCCGCGCCGCTGGAATGCAACTTGCCTGTCTGCCATCCAGACGGACCGTGCGGCCGGCATGCCGCCCCGCCCTGCCTGGAACCTGCACAAGGAGCCCTGCCATGACCTCGACTGAACAGGAAATCCTGGTGTGCGGCCCGGAAAACGGCCGCTGGCACCTCGAAATGCGCATCGGTAACGGCGCACCGGAGCGGCTCGCCGGCGAGTTCGATTCGCCCGACATGGCCATCGCGGGCG
Encoded proteins:
- a CDS encoding SDR family oxidoreductase, which codes for MPPTRPLTVVITGASSGIGLATALAFARARARVVLCARGEAPLARAAAACRELGARALAVPGDVTQPAAMHRLAERAAEFGDGGIDVWVNNAGVGAVGLFDETPVAAHEQVVRINLLGYLHGAHAVLPFFKAARKGVLVNIVSLGAWAPSPYGVSYTASKFGLRGFSEALRAELVDYPQIRICDIFPATADTPGMRHSANYTGKALRPPRPLVDAGAVARAVLRAVAAPTSQAVTVGVVARLARIANLLAPGLLQQAYGRILHRHFSGAHEIPVSDGNLFHASLGHMDVQGGWTSPERMRQFRIAGVAVAAGLAGLALWHWRRHAR